The genomic window GACTGACCCGGACCCTGCTGGCACTGGCCATCGGAGCCTTCGGCGGGGGCGTGTTCCAGATCCTCGGCCTGCCGCTGCCCTGGATGCTGGGGGCGCTGACCGCGTCGATGATTGCCGCGATGCTGAATGCGCCGATCCTGCCGCCGTCGCGCCTGCGCCCGACCGTGGTCGTGGTGATCGGCGTGCTGCTGGGGGCCGGATTCAGCCCGGCGCTGCTGTCGCAGGCGGCAGGCTGGGCGCTGTCGCTGGCGATGCTGGTGGTCTATCTTGTGGTGACGGCGGCGCTTGTGGTTCCCTACTACCGGCGGGTCGGCGGCTTCGACCCGACCACCGCCTTCTTCTCCGCCATGCCGGGTGGCGTCAACGAGATGGCGATGATCGGGCAGGAGATGGGCGGCGACGAACGCAGGATCATCCTGGCCCATGCCGCGCGCATCGTCATCACCATCGCGCTGATCGCGCTGTGGTTCCGGCTGATCCAGGGCTATTCCGTAGGCAGCGCCACCTCGATGGGGGTCGGCTTTGCCGACATCGACGCGCGCGATCTGGCGGTGCTGGCGGTGTGCGGCGTGCTGGGGGCTGCATTGGGCATCGGCCTCCGGCTGCCCGCGCCGACGCTGGTCGGGCCGATGTTCGTCAGTGCCGCCGCCCATGTCGCGGGCCTGTCGCAGGCCGCGCCGCCGCGCGAGCTGGTGGTGATGGCGCAGATCCTGCTTGGCACGGTGATGGGCTGCCGTTTCCTGGGCATCGGGCCGCGCGTCGTGGGGCGGGCGCTGCTGCTGAGCCTTGGCGCGACGCTGCTGAGCCTTGGCGTGACGCTGGCCTTCGCGCTGCTGTTCCACCGCCTGTTCGGCCAGTCGATCGAGCAGGTCATGCTGGCCTACGCCCCGGGCGGCGTGACCGAGATGAGCCTTGTGGCGCTCGCGATGCAGGCCGAGGTCGCCTATGTCGCCACGCACCATGTTGTGCGGATCGTGCTGCTGGTCGGGTTTGCGCCACTGGTGCTGCGCCGGATCGGACGCAGGCCGAAGTAAGGCGCGATGGTGGGTCGTGACGGGTTCGAACCGCCGACATTCTCGGTGTAAACGAGACGCTCTACCAACTGAGCTAACGACCCCTGCCGCCTTCTAGACCGACGGCCGGGTCGCCCGCAAGGGGCGACCTGCGACAGGGGCCGAACCGGTGGAAGCACGCACCGGCCTTCCCGCGCCGCGGAGGTCAGCCGTTCGGACCAGCGAAAAAGGGCACAGCCTGCGCCGTGCCCTTTGAATGATGGTGGGTGATAAGGGATTTGAACCCCTGACATCTTCGATGTGAACGAAGCGCTCTACCACTGAGCTAATCACCCGTGGGGGGCGTATTAGCCTTAGTCTTCGGCCTCTGCAAGGGTCTCTTTCGCGACTTTCTTGCCGGGGCCCTTGCGGGCGCCCGCAGCACCGTTGCGGTGCAGCTTGATCACCAGCAGCTCGCCCTCGCCGCGGTCCATCTGGCGGTTGACCTTGGCGCGGCCCAGCGGCGGCAGGTTCAGGTCGTCACCGGCCGAAAGCGCGGCGCCGAGCGTGGCCAGCGTGGCCTCGACGATTTCGCGCACGCCCTTCTTCTTGCCGCCGGTTGCCTGCACCACCCGGTCGATCAGATCCTTCAGCTTCAGCGTGGGGGCCTTTTCCTGCGGCGCGACCCCGGATTCGGCCGGGGGGGTCGCATCCTGGTCATCCGCAACGGGCGCGCCCGGTTCGGCGGCGGCGCGACTGGCGGCGGTCTTGGCGGACCCTGCCTTGGCGGATCGGGCGGCGGTCTTGGAAGCGGGCATTCTGGATGTTTCCCCGTTGTTGCTGGTTCGGATACAATCTTACGCCAGTATTTCCCGCCGCGGAACTGGCAAACGCGGGAACAGCCTCGGAATCCCGCTATTGCCGGTTCTGCGGCAGGCCGTCAGAGATGTCGTAGTAGTCGCCCTTGTCATCGACGAAGATGTGCAGCGCAAGCCTCGTGCCGGTCGGCCCGTCGAACGCCCCCATCGCGACCCCGATCCAGTCGAGATGCGGCGGGTCGAAGAACAGCGAGGCGCCACAGGTTGCACAGAAGCCGCGCCGCACCTTGGGCGACGACTGGAACCACGTCAGGTTTTCCGCCCCGGCCAGGTGCAGCGCGGCACGCGGCACGTCGGTCGAAGCCTCGAAATGGCCCGAATGCTTGCGGCAGATCGTGCAATGGCAGGCGGTCGGCGGCGGCAGGTCGCCGTCGATCTCGAATCGAATGGCGCCGCAAAGGCAGGATCCCTTGTGCATGGCAGGCACACTCCCGTGGCTGGGGCGGGCCGGGTGTGCGCCCGCCCCGCCGGTCATGAAAAAGGGCGCGCCGAGGCGCGCCCTTCCGGCCGGGCGTGGCCCGCGTGTCAGTGTGCCGTCTGCTGCGCCGCGGCCCCCCCGGCCAGCAGGCGGGCGGCGGCGGCGGCCTCTTCGGCCGCCTCGTCCCACTCCACCGGCTCGGGCTGGCGCACCAGCGCGTATTTCAGCACCTCGCGCACGTTCGACACCGGGATGATCTGCATCCCCTGCTTCACGTTGTCGGGGATCTCGGTCAGATCCTTGGCGTTTTCTTCCGGGATCAGCACGGTCTTGATGCCGCCCCGTAGTGCCGCCAGCAGCTTTTCCTTCAGCCCGCCGATCGCCAGCGCGTTGCCGCGCAGCGTCACCTCGCCGGTCATCGCGATGTCCTTGCGCACCGGGATGCCGGTCAGCACCGAGACGATCGAGGTCACCATGGCAAGGCCGGCCGACGGCCCGTCCTTCGGGGTTGCCCCTTCGGGAACGTGCACGTGGATGTCGATGGTCTCGAACTTCGGCGGCTTCACCCCGATTTCCGGGCTGATCGAGCGCACGAAGGACGCGGCCGCCTCGATCGATTCCTTCATCACGTCGCCCAGCTTGCCGGTGGTCTTCATCCGGCCCTTGCCGGGCAGGCGCAGCGCCTCGATCTGCAACAGATCGCCGCCCACGCTCGTCCAGGCCAGCCCGGTGACCACGCCGACCTGATCGGTCGCCTCGGCGAGGCCGTAGCGGAACCGCTTGACGCCGAGATAGCCTTCCAGCGCCTCGGGGGTCACCTCGACCGACCTGGACTGGCCCTTGACGATCTGCGTCACCGCCTTGCGGGCGAGCTTGGCGATTTCACGTTCAAGGTTCCGCACCCCGGCCTCGCGGGTGTAGGTGC from Paracoccaceae bacterium Fryx2 includes these protein-coding regions:
- a CDS encoding GFA family protein, with protein sequence MHKGSCLCGAIRFEIDGDLPPPTACHCTICRKHSGHFEASTDVPRAALHLAGAENLTWFQSSPKVRRGFCATCGASLFFDPPHLDWIGVAMGAFDGPTGTRLALHIFVDDKGDYYDISDGLPQNRQ
- a CDS encoding HU family DNA-binding protein — encoded protein: MPASKTAARSAKAGSAKTAASRAAAEPGAPVADDQDATPPAESGVAPQEKAPTLKLKDLIDRVVQATGGKKKGVREIVEATLATLGAALSAGDDLNLPPLGRAKVNRQMDRGEGELLVIKLHRNGAAGARKGPGKKVAKETLAEAED
- a CDS encoding AbrB family transcriptional regulator: MAIGAFGGGVFQILGLPLPWMLGALTASMIAAMLNAPILPPSRLRPTVVVVIGVLLGAGFSPALLSQAAGWALSLAMLVVYLVVTAALVVPYYRRVGGFDPTTAFFSAMPGGVNEMAMIGQEMGGDERRIILAHAARIVITIALIALWFRLIQGYSVGSATSMGVGFADIDARDLAVLAVCGVLGAALGIGLRLPAPTLVGPMFVSAAAHVAGLSQAAPPRELVVMAQILLGTVMGCRFLGIGPRVVGRALLLSLGATLLSLGVTLAFALLFHRLFGQSIEQVMLAYAPGGVTEMSLVALAMQAEVAYVATHHVVRIVLLVGFAPLVLRRIGRRPK